GGTCGGTGGTCAGATCGACTCCCTGCGCGGACAGCGCGCTGACCAACTTGTAGTTGATGTCGATCTGCCGGCTGATGAAGTTCAAGCGCAGCGAATCGAGCACATTGTCGGCCCCGTCGACGACGAAGTTGGTCGCGTTGTGCACGAGGCCGTACGCGCCGTCGATGGTGTTGACCGCGGCATCGGTGACGAAGTCCGCGGGCGGCAGGACGACATCGCCGACGAGTCCGCGCAGGCCGGGGAACAGGGCGCTCGGCGCGGCCGCGAGCGTCTGCGTGGTGGCCAGCCCAGGGAATGGTGGCGGCAGGGGCGGGAAAATCCAGCCGAAGAAGTAATTGAATTCTTGGACGCCGAAGTTGATGGCGGTGCCGATCGAGGATCCGATCGCGCCGCCGATGCCGTTCCACCACACGGCGAGGTTCAGCGGATCGTTCACGATGGGAACGATCGCTTGGTAGAACACCGCGTCTGCGATTGGACGGATCAGATCGAAATAGAACATGTCGATCTGGGCGCCGATCAAGCCGGCGAACGGGACGCCCCAGCCGCCCAGCCAGTAGGCGATGTCCGACGCGTAGTCGACGCCCCAGTCGACCCAGCCTTGAATGCCCGTGTAGGCCCACGTCAGCCAATCACTCGCCGCGTTCTGGACACCGACCTCACCGGTGGCTGCTGCCGCGGGAGCCACCCCGAGCGCAGGTGCCGTCCCGGATTCCGAGGGCAGCTTGGGCGCCACCGCAGCGGTCATCCGGCTGGCGGCGGCGAGCAGATCGATCATGGCCTGCGTCAGCTGCGGCTCGGCGGAGGTCGGGTGCGCGGGGACGGCGATATCGGCCGGAGCTGCTTGAACGGGGGTGAGGGCGATGGCGGTGGCGGTGGCTGCGGCGGCACCCGCCACCAGATACGAACGAACACTTGTGGACATCACGACTCCTCCGGTATCCCCTTCCCGACGGAAATAACTTACGCGGTCGCCAACGCGTTCGTCGCACCTTTAAGTTGTGTGTCCACTAAGGGCCTCGCGCTGCAGGGACATGCGAGGTCTATCGTGGCCGGTATGTCGGGCGCATTGGTTTCAGAATGTGAGACGCGTGGATGATTGTGCAGAACGACGGGGTTACACGGGAGTGGCTCTGAACCCCCAGCACGGCGCCGATCTGCCCATCCCGGTCGTCCCACCGAAGCCTGCGCCAACCTCTGCGGCCCTACGGCGGGTACTGCGCCGGGCCCGTGACGGCGTGACTCTCAACGTCGACGAGGCTGCCATCGCCATGACGGCCCGCGGCGAGGATCTGGCCGATCTGTGTGCGAGCGCCGCTCGGGTGCGTGATGCGGGCCTGGAATCGGCCGGCCGGCGGGGAGCCAACGGCCGTCTGCCGGTCAGTTACTCGCGCAAGGTGTTCATCCCGGTGACGCACCTGTGCCGCGATACCTGCCACTACTGCACCTTTGTCACGGTGCCTGGCAAGCTGCGTGCGCAGGGCATGGGTATGTACATGGAGCCCGACGAGATTCTCGAGGTGGCCCGCCAGGGTGCCGAATTGGGCTGCAAGGAAGCGCTGTTCACCCTTGGTGACCGCCCGGAGGATCGCTGGGATGAGGCCCGGCAGTGGCTCGATGAGCGCGGCTACGACTCCACGCTGGATTACGTGCGCGCCATGGCCATTCGGGTGCTCGAGGAAACCGGGCTGCTGCCGCACCTGAATCCCGGCGTGATGAGCTGGTCGGAGCTGTCGCGCCTGAAGCCCGTCGCGCCGTCGATGGGCATGATGCTGGAGACCACGTCGCGGCGCTTGTTCGAGGTCAAGGGCGAGGCTCACTACGGCAGCCCGGACAAAGACCCGGCGGTGCGGCTGCGCACGCTCGACGACGCAGGCCGGCTCTCGATCCCGTTCACCACCGGCTTGCTGGTGGGTATCGGCGAGACGCTCACCGAGCGGGCCGAGACCATGCACGCGATTCGTAAGTCCCACAAGGAGTTCGGCCACGTTCAGGAAGTGATCGTGCAGAACTTCCGGGCCAAGGATCACACCGCTATGGCGTCGACGCCCGATGCCGGGATCGACGACTTCATCGCGACCATCGCGGTGACGCGCCTGGTGCTCGGGCCCAAGATGCGGATCCAGGCCCCGCCGAATCTGGTGTCGCGCGACGAATGCCTGGCGCTGATCGGCGCCGGCGTCGACGACTGGGGCGGCGTGTCACCGCTGACCCCCGATCACGTCAACCCCGAACGGCCCTGGCCGGCGCTGGACGATCTGGCTGATGTCACCGCGCAGGCCGGCTACGACCTGGTGCAGCGCCTCACCGCTCAACCGCAGTACGTACAAGCCGGCGCGGCATGGATCGACCCGCGGGTGCGCGGGCACGTCGATGCCCTGGCCGATCCCGATACCGGGTTCGCGCTGGAGGTCAACCCGGTCGGGCGGCCGTGGCAGGAGCCCGACGAGGCGTCTGAATCGTTGGGCCGGATCGATCTGCATTCGGCGATCGACTCCGAGGGCCGGCTGACGGAGACTCGCAGCGACCTGGACAGTGCGTTCGGTGACTGGGAGTCGATCCGCGCCAAGGTGCACGAGCTCGCCGCCCGGGCGCCTGAACGCATCGACACCGATGTGCTGGCCGCGCTGCGCTCGGCCGAGCGCGATCCCGGCGGCTGCAGCGACGACGAGTACCTCGCGCTGGCCACCGCGGACGGCCCGGCGCTGGAAGCTGTTACCGCACTGGCAGATTCGTTGCGCCGCGATGCCGTCGGCGACGACGTCACGTTCGTCGTCAACCGCAACATCAACTTCACCAACATCTGCTACACCGGCTGCCGGTTCTGCGCGTTCGCGCAGCGCAAGGGTGACGCCGACGCCTACTCGCTGTCCACCGACGAGGTGGCCGATCGCGCGTGGGAGGCCCATGTCGCCGGGGCCACCGAGGTCTGCATGCAAGGAGGCATCGACCCGGAGCTGCCCGTCACGGGCTATGCGGATCTGGTGCGGGCGGTCAAGGCGCGGGTGCCCTCGATGCACGTGCACGCCTTCTCACCCATGGAGATCGCCAACGGCGTGACCCGCAGCGGGCTGTCGGTGCGGGAGTGGCTGACCTCGCTTCGCGAGGCCGGGCTGGACACCATCCCGGGTACGGCCGCCGAGATCCTCGACGACGAGGTGCGCTGGGTCCTGACCAAGGGCAAGCTGCCGACGTCGGAATGGATCAACGTCGTCACCACCGCGCACGAGGTGGGCCTGCGCTCGTCGTCGACGATGATGTACGGCCACGTGGACACACCCAAGCATTGGGTGGGCCACCTCAACGTGCTGCGCTCTATTCAGGACAAGACCGGCGGCTTCACCGAGTTCGTGCCGCTGCCGTTCGTGCATCAGTCCTCGCCGCTGTATCTGGCAGGCGGGGCGCGTCCCGGCCCGACCCACCGCGACAACCGTGCCGTCCATGCATTGGCCCGGATCATGTTGCACGGCAGGATCTCGTCGATTCAGACCAGTTGGGTCAAGCTCGGTGTCGAACGCACGCAGGTGATGCTGCGCGGCGGTGCCAACGACCTGGGCGGCACGTTGATGGAGGAGACCATCTCCCGGATGGCCGGCTCCGAGAACGGGTCGGCCAAGACTGTGGCCGAGCTGGTCGCGATCGCCGAGGGCATCGGCCGCCCCGCCCGTCAGCGCACGACCGATTACTCGCCGCTCGCCGCGTAACTTTCTGCACCGCGAGGGGTCCCCTCAGCACCGCGAGCGTGCGTGTCTGTCGGTGGGCACGCCGTCAAACGTCAGCACTTTTCGCACGCTCGCGGGCTACGAGAGTGCGCTCGGGCGCGTCAGGCAGTTCACGTCGCGCCCGTCGCCGGCGGTTCCTGAATCCATCAGCCGACCGGTGAGGATCTCGCACGACAGGCTCGAAGCGTCGCCGATGGCCGGATCGGCTCCGATCATCTGGTCGCCGACACCGGAACTGAACAATGTCGCCTGGCCGCCGCAGTGCGAGCCGGTTTGCAGAGTGCCCGCCGATCCGGATGGGGCGGTGATGTCGATGCAGTTCGCGCCGGTCCATCGGACGACCGTGGTGTAGCCGGTCCCACTTGTGGCCGGACCGGCCTGGGCCGGAGCGCTGCCATATAGCGGAAGCCCACCGCCGCCCGACACGCTGCCCGACACAGATCCGCCTCCGGTCTCGCACGCAATGCCATCACCGTCGCGGTCAAGCTTCGCGCTGTATCCGGGTTGCCCCGCGTAGAGGGGAGCGGCGCCGGCGGCGCGGGCGGCAGCACAATTCGGGTAGGCGTTGGCGGCGGGCGCCACGAGGAGGCTGCTCGTTGCTGCAGCGCAGGCCAGGGTGAGAGTGAGCAGGCGCATGCCGGCGGCTCCGATCTTGATATTGACAGAAGTGCAAATTTCTGACCAGAGCATGCATCTTTCGATTCAAGATCGACAGAAAAATTCTGAAATTCGGGAATCGAATCGGACTGTGGTCCGGTTATTTCTGGGTGAAGGTGCCGGATCGACCGGCTTCGAACCAAGAACCTTCGAACCAAGAACCAAGGAGACACCATGACCGTCGCAGTAGCCACCGACCTGACAGCAGGCACCTGGGCCATCGACCCCGTCCACTCCTCGATCAACTTTTCGGTCCGCCACCTCATGGTGAGCAAGGTCCGCGGCAGCTTCGAGACGTTCAGCGGTGCCATCACCGTCGCCGAGGACGGCACCCCGTCCGTGAGCGCCTCCATCGACGTCACCTCGATCGACACCCGCAACGAGCAGCGCGACGCCCACGTGCGCTCCGCAGACTTCTTCGACGCCGAGAACTACCCGACTGCCACCTTCGTCTCGACCGGAGTGCGTCCCGACGGTGACGACTACATCGTCGACGGCGACTTCACCCTCAAGGGCGTGACCAAGCCGGTGTCGCTGAAGCTCGAGTTCAACGGCGTCAACCCGGGCATGGGGCAGGGCGCGGTCGCCGGCTTCGAGGCCTCGGTTGTGCTGAACCGCAAGGACTTCGGCATCGACATCGACATGCCGCTGGAGACCGGTGGCACCGTCGTCGGCGACAAGGTCACCATCACGCTGGAGATCGAGGCCCTCAAGCAGGCCTGATCCGTGCTCGCGAGCGTGCGCAAACTGCTGACGAATTGCGGTGTGTCGGGCGGCAGACGCGCACGCTCGCGGTGCGGTGCGGTGCAGGGCGGGCGGGGCGCGGGCTACAGCCGAGCGGCCAACTCAGTGCCCTGCTTGATCGCCCGCTTGGCATCGAGTTCGGCCGCTACGGCAGCACCTCCGATGATGTGCGGCTCGATCCCGGCGCCGCGCAGGGCATCCTCGAGATCGCGGACCGATTCCTGCCCGGCGCAGATCACCACGTTGTCGACGGGGAGCACCCTCCGATCGCGTCGCTCGGAACCGAAGCTGATGTGTAGGCCCTCATCATCGATGAGCTCATAGTTCACCCCGGAAAGCTGATGTACCCCTTTGGCTTTCAGGGAGGCCCGATGCACCCAGCCGCTGGTCTTCCCGAGATTGCGGCCCTGCGGCCCCTTGGTGCGCTGTAGCAGGTACACCTCGCGGACGGCGGGGGCGGGAAGGGGAGTGGTGAGTGCGCCCCGGGCTTCCTGGGGATCGGCCGCGCCCCACTCGGC
Above is a window of Mycolicibacterium boenickei DNA encoding:
- a CDS encoding excalibur calcium-binding domain-containing protein; the encoded protein is MRLLTLTLACAAATSSLLVAPAANAYPNCAAARAAGAAPLYAGQPGYSAKLDRDGDGIACETGGGSVSGSVSGGGGLPLYGSAPAQAGPATSGTGYTTVVRWTGANCIDITAPSGSAGTLQTGSHCGGQATLFSSGVGDQMIGADPAIGDASSLSCEILTGRLMDSGTAGDGRDVNCLTRPSALS
- a CDS encoding YceI family protein, whose amino-acid sequence is MTVAVATDLTAGTWAIDPVHSSINFSVRHLMVSKVRGSFETFSGAITVAEDGTPSVSASIDVTSIDTRNEQRDAHVRSADFFDAENYPTATFVSTGVRPDGDDYIVDGDFTLKGVTKPVSLKLEFNGVNPGMGQGAVAGFEASVVLNRKDFGIDIDMPLETGGTVVGDKVTITLEIEALKQA
- a CDS encoding bifunctional FO biosynthesis protein CofGH, with the protein product MALNPQHGADLPIPVVPPKPAPTSAALRRVLRRARDGVTLNVDEAAIAMTARGEDLADLCASAARVRDAGLESAGRRGANGRLPVSYSRKVFIPVTHLCRDTCHYCTFVTVPGKLRAQGMGMYMEPDEILEVARQGAELGCKEALFTLGDRPEDRWDEARQWLDERGYDSTLDYVRAMAIRVLEETGLLPHLNPGVMSWSELSRLKPVAPSMGMMLETTSRRLFEVKGEAHYGSPDKDPAVRLRTLDDAGRLSIPFTTGLLVGIGETLTERAETMHAIRKSHKEFGHVQEVIVQNFRAKDHTAMASTPDAGIDDFIATIAVTRLVLGPKMRIQAPPNLVSRDECLALIGAGVDDWGGVSPLTPDHVNPERPWPALDDLADVTAQAGYDLVQRLTAQPQYVQAGAAWIDPRVRGHVDALADPDTGFALEVNPVGRPWQEPDEASESLGRIDLHSAIDSEGRLTETRSDLDSAFGDWESIRAKVHELAARAPERIDTDVLAALRSAERDPGGCSDDEYLALATADGPALEAVTALADSLRRDAVGDDVTFVVNRNINFTNICYTGCRFCAFAQRKGDADAYSLSTDEVADRAWEAHVAGATEVCMQGGIDPELPVTGYADLVRAVKARVPSMHVHAFSPMEIANGVTRSGLSVREWLTSLREAGLDTIPGTAAEILDDEVRWVLTKGKLPTSEWINVVTTAHEVGLRSSSTMMYGHVDTPKHWVGHLNVLRSIQDKTGGFTEFVPLPFVHQSSPLYLAGGARPGPTHRDNRAVHALARIMLHGRISSIQTSWVKLGVERTQVMLRGGANDLGGTLMEETISRMAGSENGSAKTVAELVAIAEGIGRPARQRTTDYSPLAA